A single region of the Lotus japonicus ecotype B-129 chromosome 4, LjGifu_v1.2 genome encodes:
- the LOC130711453 gene encoding casein kinase II subunit beta-1-like isoform X2, with product MYKERGVSASKSEDRKRINDVLDKQLERSSPSTSKPIINNGKDSTRDNDPRSASASKTSNLSEESETDSEESDVSGSDGDDTSWISWFCNLRGNEFFCEVDDDYIQDDFNLCGLSSQVPYYDYALDLILDVESSHGDMFTEEQNELIESAAEMLYGLIHARYVLTSKGMTAMLDKYKNYDFGRCPRVYCSGQPCLPVGQSDIPRSSTVKIYCPRCEDLYYPRSKYQDIDGAYFGTTFPHLFLMTYGQLKPQKPSQGYVPRVFGFKIHKP from the exons ATGTACAAAGAGCGCGGTGTTTCCGCCTCCAAATCGGAGGATCGGAAGCGAATCAACGACGTTCTCGACAAGCAGCTCGAGCGATCTTCTCCCTCCACTTCCAAGCCCATCATCAACAACGGCAAAGATAGCACCAGAGACAACGACCCTCGTTCCGCTTCCGCCTCCAAAACCTCCAATCTCTCTG AGGAATCTGAAACGGACAGTGAAGAGTCAGATGTTAGTGGTTCTGACGGAGATGACACATCTTGGATCTCTTGGTTCTGCAATCTGAGAGGAAATGAATTCTTCTGTGAGGTTGATGATGATTACATCCAAGATGACTTCAACCTATGTGGATTAAGCAGCCAAGTGCCATACTATGATTATGCTCTTGATTTAATTTTGGATGTTGAATCCTCTCATG GTGACATGTTCACAGAGGAACAGAATGAGTTAATTGAATCAGCAGCAGAGATGCTTTATGGCCTGATTCATGCTCGATATGTATTGACAAGCAAAGGAATGACTGCCATG CTGGACAAGTACAAGAATTATGATTTTGGCAGATGCCCAAGAGTTTACTGCTCTGGACAACCCTGCCTCCCTGTTGGCCAGTCAGATATTCCTAGGTCAAGTACTGTGAAAATATACTGCCCTAGGTGTGAAGATCTTTACTATCCTCGGTCCAAGTATCAAG ACATTGATGGAgcttattttggaacaacatTTCCGCACCTCTTCCTGATGACTTATGGACAACTGAAGCCACAGAAACCATCACAGGGCTATGTTCCAAGAGTGTTTGGGTTCAAAATTCACAAGCCTTGA
- the LOC130711453 gene encoding casein kinase II subunit beta-1-like isoform X1, translating into MYKERGVSASKSEDRKRINDVLDKQLERSSPSTSKPIINNGKDSTRDNDPRSASASKTSNLSEESETDSEESDVSGSDGDDTSWISWFCNLRGNEFFCEVDDDYIQDDFNLCGLSSQVPYYDYALDLILDVESSHGDMFTEEQNELIESAAEMLYGLIHARYVLTSKGMTAMLDKYKNYDFGRCPRVYCSGQPCLPVGQSDIPRSSTVKIYCPRCEDLYYPRSKYQGNIDGAYFGTTFPHLFLMTYGQLKPQKPSQGYVPRVFGFKIHKP; encoded by the exons ATGTACAAAGAGCGCGGTGTTTCCGCCTCCAAATCGGAGGATCGGAAGCGAATCAACGACGTTCTCGACAAGCAGCTCGAGCGATCTTCTCCCTCCACTTCCAAGCCCATCATCAACAACGGCAAAGATAGCACCAGAGACAACGACCCTCGTTCCGCTTCCGCCTCCAAAACCTCCAATCTCTCTG AGGAATCTGAAACGGACAGTGAAGAGTCAGATGTTAGTGGTTCTGACGGAGATGACACATCTTGGATCTCTTGGTTCTGCAATCTGAGAGGAAATGAATTCTTCTGTGAGGTTGATGATGATTACATCCAAGATGACTTCAACCTATGTGGATTAAGCAGCCAAGTGCCATACTATGATTATGCTCTTGATTTAATTTTGGATGTTGAATCCTCTCATG GTGACATGTTCACAGAGGAACAGAATGAGTTAATTGAATCAGCAGCAGAGATGCTTTATGGCCTGATTCATGCTCGATATGTATTGACAAGCAAAGGAATGACTGCCATG CTGGACAAGTACAAGAATTATGATTTTGGCAGATGCCCAAGAGTTTACTGCTCTGGACAACCCTGCCTCCCTGTTGGCCAGTCAGATATTCCTAGGTCAAGTACTGTGAAAATATACTGCCCTAGGTGTGAAGATCTTTACTATCCTCGGTCCAAGTATCAAGGCA ACATTGATGGAgcttattttggaacaacatTTCCGCACCTCTTCCTGATGACTTATGGACAACTGAAGCCACAGAAACCATCACAGGGCTATGTTCCAAGAGTGTTTGGGTTCAAAATTCACAAGCCTTGA
- the LOC130711453 gene encoding casein kinase II subunit beta-1-like isoform X4, which yields MYKERGVSASKSEDRKRINDVLDKQLERSSPSTSKPIINNGKDSTRDNDPRSASASKTSNLSEESETDSEESDVSGSDGDDTSWISWFCNLRGNEFFCEVDDDYIQDDFNLCGLSSQVPYYDYALDLILDVESSHEEQNELIESAAEMLYGLIHARYVLTSKGMTAMLDKYKNYDFGRCPRVYCSGQPCLPVGQSDIPRSSTVKIYCPRCEDLYYPRSKYQDIDGAYFGTTFPHLFLMTYGQLKPQKPSQGYVPRVFGFKIHKP from the exons ATGTACAAAGAGCGCGGTGTTTCCGCCTCCAAATCGGAGGATCGGAAGCGAATCAACGACGTTCTCGACAAGCAGCTCGAGCGATCTTCTCCCTCCACTTCCAAGCCCATCATCAACAACGGCAAAGATAGCACCAGAGACAACGACCCTCGTTCCGCTTCCGCCTCCAAAACCTCCAATCTCTCTG AGGAATCTGAAACGGACAGTGAAGAGTCAGATGTTAGTGGTTCTGACGGAGATGACACATCTTGGATCTCTTGGTTCTGCAATCTGAGAGGAAATGAATTCTTCTGTGAGGTTGATGATGATTACATCCAAGATGACTTCAACCTATGTGGATTAAGCAGCCAAGTGCCATACTATGATTATGCTCTTGATTTAATTTTGGATGTTGAATCCTCTCATG AGGAACAGAATGAGTTAATTGAATCAGCAGCAGAGATGCTTTATGGCCTGATTCATGCTCGATATGTATTGACAAGCAAAGGAATGACTGCCATG CTGGACAAGTACAAGAATTATGATTTTGGCAGATGCCCAAGAGTTTACTGCTCTGGACAACCCTGCCTCCCTGTTGGCCAGTCAGATATTCCTAGGTCAAGTACTGTGAAAATATACTGCCCTAGGTGTGAAGATCTTTACTATCCTCGGTCCAAGTATCAAG ACATTGATGGAgcttattttggaacaacatTTCCGCACCTCTTCCTGATGACTTATGGACAACTGAAGCCACAGAAACCATCACAGGGCTATGTTCCAAGAGTGTTTGGGTTCAAAATTCACAAGCCTTGA
- the LOC130711193 gene encoding phosphatidylinositol 4-phosphate 5-kinase 9-like produces the protein MLIRQHLKSELQIGKDNIQLSSDSISTPLSSSPIQNQNQNQTHFSPPFSSSSHHPPPPSSNSNPSSSSSSSPSRTPLLSSPHKRTYHHHRSPLFTIPFCSKFLTLKLLTVFRFLIFLPLPTLYFLISNPSLLDFIFVLSFSGALLISLNLALPRLPSIRLFLARSLPVKLSSSFASANSSQPVLWSIGSKSEEVKGLNSGSWVQVYGNGDVYEGEFHKGKSSGSGVYHYHMSGRYEGDWVDGEYDGYGVETWARGSRYRGQYRQGLRHGIGIYRFYGGDVYAGEWYNGQCHGFGIHTCSDGSRYAGEFKWGVKHGIGQYHFRNGDIYAGEYFADKMHGFGVYQFQNGHRYEGAWHEGRRQGLGMYTFRNGETQCGHWQNGILDDPKRQNSNTGSPCAVDHAKVLKAVQDAHCAAGKAYNLEKADERVNKVVAAANKAATAARVAAVKAVQNRIHHNNKWFQSYP, from the exons ATGTTAATTCGTCAGCACCTCAAATCTGAGCTTCAAATCGGAAAAGATAACATTCAACTCTCTTCCGATTCAATTTCCACTCCACTTTCCTCATCTCCAatccaaaaccaaaaccaaaaccaaacccaTTTCTCGCCACCCTTTTCTTCCTCTTcacaccacccaccaccaccatcatcaaattcaaacccatcttcatcatcatcatcatcaccatctcgAACTCCTCTACTCTCTTCACCGCACAAGAGAACCTACCATCATCACCGTTCTCCATTATTTACGATACCCTTTTGCTCAAAGTTTCTAACTTTGAAGCTTCTCACCGTTTTCCGTTTCCTCATCTTCCTCCCTCTTCCTACCCTCTACTTTCTAATTTCAAACCCTAGCCTTTTGGATTTCATCTTCGTGCTCTCTTTCTCTGGAGCGCTTTTGATTTCTCTCAATTTGGCACTCCCTCGTTTACCCTCGATTCGTCTCTTCCTCGCTCGATCGTTGCCAGTGAAGCTCTCTTCATCTTTTGCCTCTGCAAATTCTTCTCAGCCTGTGCTTTGGTCTATTGGGTCGAAGTCAGAGGAAGTGAAAGGGTTGAATTCGGGGTCTTGGGTGCAGGTTTATGGCAATGGGGATGTGTATGAGGGTGAGTTTCATAAGGGGAAGAGTTCTGGGAGTGGGGTGTATCACTATCATATGAGTGGGAGGTATGAGGGTGATTGGGTTGATGGAGAGTATGATGGGTATGGTGTTGAGACATGGGCGAGAGGGAGCCGGTATCGCGGGCAGTATAGGCAGGGTTTGAGGCATGGAATTGGAATCTATAGGTTTTATGGTGGTGATGTTTATGCTGGTGAGTGGTATAATGGCCAGTGTCATGGGTTTGGAATTCACACTTGCAGTGATGGGAGCCGATATGCTGGGGAGTTTAAATGGGGTGTCAAGCATGGAATAGGCCAGTACCATTTCAG AAATGGGGACATATACGCTGGGGAATATTTTGCAGACAAGATGCATGGTTTTGGAGTGTATCAATTCCAGAATGGTCATCGATATGAGGGGGCATGGCACGAAGGAAGAAGACAAGGACTGGGAATGTACACATTCAGAAATGGGGAAACACAATGTGGTCACTGGCAGAATGGGATTCTTGATGATCCTAAAAGGCAAAACAGTAACACCGGGTCTCCATGTGCAGTGGACCATGCCAAAGTTTTAAAAGCGGTCCAG GATGCACATTGTGCTGCTGGCAAGGCTTACAATTTGGAAAAGGCGGATGAAAGGGTGAATAAAGTAGTGGCCGCAGCTAATAAAGCAGCAACCGCAGCTAGAGTCGCAGCTGTAAAGGCTGTGCAAAACAGGATCCACCATAACAATAAATGGTTCCAATCATATCCTTAG
- the LOC130711453 gene encoding casein kinase II subunit beta-1-like isoform X3 — translation MYKERGVSASKSEDRKRINDVLDKQLERSSPSTSKPIINNGKDSTRDNDPRSASASKTSNLSEESETDSEESDVSGSDGDDTSWISWFCNLRGNEFFCEVDDDYIQDDFNLCGLSSQVPYYDYALDLILDVESSHEEQNELIESAAEMLYGLIHARYVLTSKGMTAMLDKYKNYDFGRCPRVYCSGQPCLPVGQSDIPRSSTVKIYCPRCEDLYYPRSKYQGNIDGAYFGTTFPHLFLMTYGQLKPQKPSQGYVPRVFGFKIHKP, via the exons ATGTACAAAGAGCGCGGTGTTTCCGCCTCCAAATCGGAGGATCGGAAGCGAATCAACGACGTTCTCGACAAGCAGCTCGAGCGATCTTCTCCCTCCACTTCCAAGCCCATCATCAACAACGGCAAAGATAGCACCAGAGACAACGACCCTCGTTCCGCTTCCGCCTCCAAAACCTCCAATCTCTCTG AGGAATCTGAAACGGACAGTGAAGAGTCAGATGTTAGTGGTTCTGACGGAGATGACACATCTTGGATCTCTTGGTTCTGCAATCTGAGAGGAAATGAATTCTTCTGTGAGGTTGATGATGATTACATCCAAGATGACTTCAACCTATGTGGATTAAGCAGCCAAGTGCCATACTATGATTATGCTCTTGATTTAATTTTGGATGTTGAATCCTCTCATG AGGAACAGAATGAGTTAATTGAATCAGCAGCAGAGATGCTTTATGGCCTGATTCATGCTCGATATGTATTGACAAGCAAAGGAATGACTGCCATG CTGGACAAGTACAAGAATTATGATTTTGGCAGATGCCCAAGAGTTTACTGCTCTGGACAACCCTGCCTCCCTGTTGGCCAGTCAGATATTCCTAGGTCAAGTACTGTGAAAATATACTGCCCTAGGTGTGAAGATCTTTACTATCCTCGGTCCAAGTATCAAGGCA ACATTGATGGAgcttattttggaacaacatTTCCGCACCTCTTCCTGATGACTTATGGACAACTGAAGCCACAGAAACCATCACAGGGCTATGTTCCAAGAGTGTTTGGGTTCAAAATTCACAAGCCTTGA
- the LOC130712792 gene encoding protein MAINTENANCE OF MERISTEMS-like, translating to MKNRKRSHASSEDVGATEDRHRRLHASSRRGDHAATSQAVEASAPVVSPPSPMIEVPLVDYPPSPTVEIPTVVSPPSPMVESSGEESSGEESSGEESSGEKSSGEASSGMGGSDEDSIPPPTVDADVLPPEQGEQGAQGGEEDLIQRLPSFPGGPVELSLLTHYADHKAPWAWHALLRTDERYVDRRQLKVATAGGKVWNLACDGDSDSHRRVRELIEQTGLHQLPYCSYPVTDAGLILALVERWHEETSSFHMSFGEMTITLDDVSALLHLPMGSRFYTPGRGERDECAALCAQLMGGSVGIYEAEFDTNRSQTIRFGVLQTRYEAALAEHRYEDAARIWLVNQLGATLFASKSGGYHTTVYWIGMLEDLGRVCEYAWGAIALATLYDQLSRASRRGTAQMGGFSSLLLGWVYEYLSDRVIIRRADPEYSQDQPRARRWAMSRVGHAGLDERRVMLDELTVDDVIWTPFEDHRAHRPRDPRAMYSGYIRSPFGRVVRRHLPERVLRQFGFIQDVPRHPSEIQTSGSLAETADAAFAEFAPHLRPQGIPATYPGEAVEDYMRWYSAVSHRFIIPDDRREEFSRIRKVTFHTQYGNILSIPNTDCYFPY from the exons atgaagaacagaaagaggtctcatgcttctagtgaggatgtcggggctactgaggatagacaccggcggttacatgcttctagccggcgcggcgatcatgctgcaacctctcaggcggtggaggcttcagctccagttgtttctccgccgtctcccatgattgaggttcctctggttgattatccgccgtctcccacggttgagatacctacagttgtttctccgccctctcccatggttgagtcatcaggcgaggagtcctcaggcgaggagtcctcaggcgaggagtcttccggcgagaagtcatcaggcgaggcctcatccggcatgggaggatctgacgaggatagtattcctccgcctactgttgatgctgatgtcctgccgccagagcagggggagcagggggcacagggtggcgaggaggacctgatccagaggttgccgtcgtttccgggggggcctgttgagctatcgctcctcacccattatgctgatcacaaggctccctgggcgtggcatgcactcctacgcacagacgagcggtatgtggaccgtcgacagttgaaggtggccacagctggggggaaggtttggaaccttgcttgtgatggtgattcagacagtcacaggcgggttcgagagttgattgagcagacgggtcttcatcagctaccctattgcagctacccggtgacagatgcaggccttattttggcccttgtggagcgatggcatgaggagactagtagcttccacatgtcgttcggggagatgactatcaccttggacgacgtgtcggctcttctccatctccccatggggtcgaggttctatacgcctgggaggggggagagggacgagtgtgcagcgctctgtgctcagttgatgggaggatctgttggtatttatgaggctgagtttgatacgaataggtcccagactattcgctttggggtcttgcagacccggtatgaggctgcgttggcgg agcaccgatatgaggacgctgcacggatttggctggtgaaccagctaggcgccacgctctttgctagcaagagcggaggctaccatacgaccgtctactggatagggatgttggaggatcttggtcgagtgtgcgagtacgcgtggggcgcgattgcgctTGCTACGCTATACGACCAGCTTAgtcgagcgtccaggagggggacggcccagatgggaggttttagctcgctcctgctaggatgggtctacgagtacctttctgaccgcgtcattatccgtagggcggatccggagtactcgcaggaccagcctagggcgcggcggtgggctatgtcccgggtcgggcatgcaggccttgatgagaggcgagtcatgctcgatgagctgacggtggatgacgttatatggaccccatttgaggaccatcgggctcatcgaccacgggatccgagggccatgtattctggctacatccggtcgccatttggccgtgttgttcgacggcatctaccagagagggttctgcgccagtttggcttcatacaggatgtccctcgacacccctctgagatccagacgtctgggtcccttgctgagaccgcagatgctgcctttgctgagtttgcgccgcacctccgccctcaggggatccccgctacatatccgggagaggctgtggaggattacatgaggtggtacagcgctgtgtcccatcggttcatcatccctgatgataggagggaggagttcagt agaatacggaaagTTACATTCCATACTCAATACGGAAATATACTTTCCATACCGAATACGGATTGTTactttccatactga